One region of Armigeres subalbatus isolate Guangzhou_Male chromosome 3, GZ_Asu_2, whole genome shotgun sequence genomic DNA includes:
- the LOC134222817 gene encoding uncharacterized protein LOC134222817, protein MPTHPTQIPQYTVHTIGTRWQPKTQKAFNRRPFVCSLAFAGESTSVRSLSEYRTAIPSWWCNFEVQGSHGWCSRRYALCDIEPGTTQQKVVRRRACDIKEVASICSVHSARPRLPGDASCNKGTLANVR, encoded by the exons ATGCCAACACATCCGACACAG ATTCCACAATATACGGTTCACACGATTGGCACTCGTTGGCAGCCAAAGACACAGAAGGCCTTCAATAG AAGGCCTTTTGTTTGCAGCCTTGCATTTGCCGGTGAATCGACATCTGTACGCTCGTTGAGCGAGTATCGCACGGCGATCCCAAGCTGGTGGTGCAACTTTGAGGTGCAGGGAAGTCACGGGTGGTGCAGCAGACGATACGCATTGTGCGACATTGAACCGGGTACGACGCAACAAAAGGTAGTGCGACGGAGAGCGTGCGACATCAAGGAAGTAGCATCGATTTGCAGTGTGCATTCTGCTCGTCCGAGATTGCCAGGTGATGCTTCATGCAACAAAGGCACACTAGCGAATGTGCGCTGA